Proteins co-encoded in one Rudaeicoccus suwonensis genomic window:
- a CDS encoding acetyl/propionyl/methylcrotonyl-CoA carboxylase subunit alpha — protein MPQLHKVLIANRGEIAVRIARACADAGIASVAVYADPDRDALHVKVADEAYALGGSTPGDSYLDQGKILAAAAQAGADSVHPGYGFLSENAEFAQAVIDAGLIWIGPSPQAIDSLGDKVKARHIATKAGAPLVPGTKDPVGGSDEVVAFAKEHGLPVAIKAAYGGGGRGLKVARTIEEIPELFDSAVREAVTAFGRGECFVERFLDHPRHVETQCLADTHGNVVIVSTRDCSLQRRNQKLVEEAPAPYLSDAQHDELVRASKAILSEAGYTGAGTCEFLVGQDGNISFLEVNTRLQVEHPVSEEVTGIDLVREQFRIAQGEALGYDDPQPHAHSIEFRLNGEDAGRNFLPAPGTVSVFRAPSGPGVRLDSGIVEGDVIGGAFDSMLAKLIVTGRTRTEALERSRRALAELVIDGMPTVVPFHRAVVADPAFATDDDTPFTVHTRWIETEFDNQIEPYAGGHAAGDEPAPRQTIVVEVGGKRLEVSLPGDVQLGGGGNPVGAARKRAPKRARSGGGAAAASGDSLTAPMQGTIVKIVVEDGATVAAGDTILVLEAMKMEQPITAHKSGTLTGLTAAIGETVQGGAVLAEIKD, from the coding sequence ATGCCGCAACTGCACAAGGTCCTCATCGCCAACCGTGGCGAGATCGCCGTTCGCATCGCCCGCGCCTGCGCTGACGCCGGCATCGCCTCGGTCGCCGTGTATGCCGACCCGGACCGCGACGCGCTGCACGTGAAGGTCGCCGATGAGGCATATGCACTCGGCGGCAGCACGCCCGGCGACTCCTACCTCGACCAAGGCAAGATCCTCGCAGCTGCGGCGCAGGCAGGCGCGGACTCGGTGCATCCCGGCTACGGGTTCCTCTCCGAGAACGCCGAATTCGCCCAAGCGGTCATCGACGCCGGCCTGATCTGGATCGGCCCGTCGCCGCAGGCGATCGACTCCCTCGGTGACAAGGTCAAGGCGCGGCACATCGCCACCAAGGCCGGCGCTCCTCTGGTGCCCGGCACCAAGGATCCCGTCGGCGGATCCGACGAGGTCGTCGCCTTCGCCAAGGAGCACGGCCTCCCGGTCGCCATCAAAGCGGCGTATGGCGGTGGTGGTCGCGGTTTGAAGGTCGCCCGCACCATCGAGGAGATCCCCGAACTGTTCGACTCGGCGGTCCGCGAGGCGGTCACCGCTTTCGGTCGCGGCGAATGCTTCGTCGAGCGCTTCCTGGACCACCCGCGTCACGTCGAGACCCAGTGCCTGGCCGACACCCACGGCAACGTCGTGATCGTGTCCACCCGCGACTGCTCACTGCAGCGCCGCAACCAGAAGCTCGTCGAGGAGGCGCCTGCGCCATACCTCTCTGACGCTCAACACGACGAGTTGGTGCGGGCTTCCAAGGCGATCCTTTCGGAGGCGGGTTACACCGGCGCCGGCACCTGCGAGTTCCTCGTCGGTCAGGACGGCAACATCTCCTTTCTCGAGGTCAACACCCGTCTGCAGGTCGAACACCCGGTCTCCGAGGAGGTCACCGGCATCGATCTGGTGCGCGAGCAGTTCCGCATCGCGCAGGGCGAGGCGCTCGGCTACGACGACCCGCAACCGCACGCCCACTCCATCGAGTTCCGCCTCAACGGTGAGGACGCCGGTCGCAACTTCCTGCCCGCACCCGGCACGGTGAGTGTCTTCCGCGCTCCGTCCGGCCCCGGCGTGCGCCTGGATTCCGGCATCGTCGAGGGCGACGTCATCGGCGGCGCGTTCGACTCGATGCTCGCCAAGCTCATCGTCACCGGCCGCACCCGCACAGAAGCGCTCGAGCGTTCGCGTCGTGCCTTGGCCGAGCTCGTCATCGACGGTATGCCGACCGTGGTGCCCTTTCACCGCGCCGTCGTCGCCGACCCGGCCTTCGCGACCGATGACGACACCCCGTTCACCGTGCACACCCGCTGGATCGAGACCGAGTTCGACAACCAGATCGAACCGTATGCCGGTGGCCACGCGGCCGGCGACGAACCCGCACCCCGCCAGACCATCGTGGTCGAGGTCGGCGGCAAGCGCCTCGAGGTCTCACTGCCCGGCGATGTGCAACTCGGTGGCGGTGGCAACCCGGTCGGCGCCGCACGCAAGAGGGCACCCAAGCGGGCCCGCTCCGGCGGCGGTGCCGCAGCCGCGTCGGGCGACTCGCTCACTGCCCCGATGCAGGGCACCATCGTCAAGATCGTCGTCGAGGACGGCGCGACCGTCGCTGCCGGCGACACCATCCTGGTGTTGGAGGCGATGAAGATGGAGCAGCCGATCACCGCGCACAAGTCGGGCACGCTGACCGGTCTCACCGCTGCCATCGGCGAGACAGTCCAAGGCGGTGCCGTGCTCGCCGAGATCAAGGACTGA
- a CDS encoding aldo/keto reductase, whose protein sequence is MTDNTIASVPTLSLRAGSVAVKIPQLGFGVWQVPDDKVGPAVEKALEVGYRHIDTAKAYDNESGVGRVLSATPVPRSQIFLTTKLWNADQGYQQTLDAFEASHQRLGSDAPVDLYLIHWPTPKNDRYVDTYRALIELRESGKIRAAGVCNFEVEHLERVNAELGEYPAINQIELHPFLQQAQLREFHQAHDIVTEAWSPLASGGEVLQNADIAAIADKHGKTAAQVILRWHLQLGNVVIPKSVTPARIEENFDIFGFELDGEDLRTIAGLDKGERTGPDPMEFNQA, encoded by the coding sequence ATGACAGACAACACCATCGCTTCTGTCCCTACTCTTTCGTTGCGCGCCGGATCGGTGGCAGTGAAGATTCCACAACTGGGCTTCGGCGTCTGGCAGGTGCCGGATGACAAGGTCGGCCCCGCCGTCGAGAAGGCGCTCGAGGTGGGCTACCGCCACATCGACACGGCCAAGGCCTATGACAACGAATCCGGTGTCGGTCGGGTGCTGTCGGCCACACCGGTGCCGCGCTCGCAGATCTTCCTGACCACGAAGTTGTGGAATGCCGACCAGGGCTACCAGCAGACGCTCGATGCCTTCGAGGCGTCGCACCAGCGGCTCGGCTCGGACGCCCCGGTCGATCTGTACCTCATCCACTGGCCGACGCCGAAGAACGACCGGTATGTCGACACCTATCGCGCGCTGATCGAGCTGCGCGAGTCGGGCAAGATCCGCGCTGCAGGTGTCTGCAACTTCGAGGTCGAGCACCTCGAGCGGGTCAACGCCGAGTTGGGGGAGTACCCCGCGATCAACCAGATCGAGTTGCATCCGTTCCTGCAGCAGGCTCAGTTGCGGGAGTTCCACCAGGCGCACGACATCGTGACCGAGGCGTGGAGCCCGCTTGCGTCCGGTGGTGAGGTGCTGCAGAACGCCGACATCGCTGCGATCGCGGACAAGCACGGCAAGACGGCTGCGCAGGTCATCCTGCGGTGGCACCTGCAGTTGGGCAATGTGGTGATTCCGAAGTCGGTGACGCCGGCGCGTATCGAGGAGAACTTCGACATCTTCGGATTCGAACTCGATGGCGAGGACCTGCGCACGATTGCCGGGCTCGACAAGGGTGAGCGCACGGGGCCTGACCCGATGGAGTTCAACCAGGCCTGA
- a CDS encoding VWA domain-containing protein: MNSPAESSALPARFVALGKAMRAHGLAVGTSEITDAARVCRTLGFDDRRRLRAGIAAAVLRRADDRTVFDQLFDIYFPAAVGRRTDAVASLDELRERLTEALATADQRAAAEIAAATVELLGRVTDGDGWSAAQALDALAPQLLIAAAQNRARMTGAAGADSGSGGSGSGSSGAGGQSQRDGSGIPNERPAAPTSDDTSWAMNPWDVPDSRSEQLTDRIDRDEIRDRVAAFRRAVESETRRRNAEVRDRDRLARLAIPPSLQRRDFLTAGAGQLALMQRELDPLARKLAARLTSRERAGRSAIDVRRTLRASMSTGGVPIEPVYQRRAPHRPDLVLLADLSGSVGGFSSFTMLLMQALHQHFRRVRIFGFVSTTAEITDVVRELPPGASLTSWALGTPALIGRGTSSSYDWGLGTFARGHLAALGHRSTVLILGDARNNFGDPNTEALQQISRRARHTVWLNPEPAGMWDRGDSLARVYGRIVDMHECRNLEQLRDFVAQLLPVH; this comes from the coding sequence GTGAACTCGCCGGCTGAGTCATCAGCGCTACCAGCGCGATTCGTCGCGCTGGGCAAAGCGATGCGCGCGCACGGCCTGGCCGTCGGCACCAGCGAGATCACCGACGCCGCGCGGGTCTGCCGCACGCTCGGCTTCGACGACCGCCGCCGGTTACGTGCGGGAATCGCCGCAGCGGTGCTTCGCCGCGCGGACGACCGCACGGTCTTCGACCAGCTCTTCGACATCTACTTCCCGGCGGCAGTCGGCAGACGTACCGACGCTGTGGCCAGCCTCGACGAACTCCGCGAACGCCTGACCGAGGCCCTCGCAACCGCCGACCAGCGCGCAGCTGCCGAAATCGCAGCCGCCACAGTCGAATTGCTGGGCCGCGTCACCGATGGTGACGGCTGGTCCGCCGCCCAGGCACTCGATGCACTCGCGCCGCAACTGCTCATCGCCGCCGCCCAGAATCGGGCTCGTATGACGGGAGCAGCCGGTGCGGACAGCGGTTCCGGCGGCTCGGGCAGCGGCTCGTCCGGGGCGGGTGGGCAGTCCCAGCGAGACGGCAGCGGCATACCGAACGAACGCCCTGCGGCGCCCACATCCGACGACACCTCCTGGGCGATGAATCCGTGGGACGTGCCCGACTCTCGCTCCGAGCAACTCACCGACCGCATCGACCGCGACGAGATCCGCGACCGGGTGGCGGCTTTCCGCCGCGCGGTGGAGAGCGAAACGCGCCGCCGCAATGCGGAGGTGCGCGACCGGGATCGCCTGGCACGTCTGGCGATTCCGCCCTCGCTACAGCGCCGAGACTTCCTGACTGCGGGCGCCGGCCAACTCGCGCTCATGCAACGCGAGCTCGATCCGTTGGCACGCAAGCTCGCCGCGCGGCTGACCTCTCGCGAGCGCGCGGGTCGCAGCGCCATCGACGTGCGGCGCACATTGCGTGCCTCGATGTCGACGGGCGGCGTGCCGATCGAGCCCGTCTACCAGCGCCGTGCACCGCACCGACCGGACCTGGTGCTGCTGGCAGATCTGTCCGGATCCGTCGGCGGCTTCTCGTCGTTCACCATGCTGCTGATGCAGGCTCTGCACCAGCACTTCCGGCGCGTGCGCATCTTCGGCTTCGTCAGCACCACCGCCGAGATCACCGACGTGGTGCGCGAGCTTCCGCCCGGCGCATCACTGACGAGCTGGGCGCTCGGCACACCGGCACTCATCGGGCGCGGGACCAGCAGCAGTTACGACTGGGGGTTGGGCACCTTCGCCCGCGGCCATCTTGCCGCCCTTGGCCATCGTTCGACCGTGCTCATCCTCGGCGATGCCCGCAACAACTTCGGTGACCCGAACACCGAAGCGCTGCAACAGATTTCACGACGGGCTCGGCATACGGTCTGGCTCAATCCGGAGCCGGCAGGCATGTGGGACCGCGGTGACTCACTGGCGCGCGTCTACGGCCGGATCGTCGACATGCACGAGTGCCGCAACCTGGAGCAGCTGCGCGACTTCGTCGCACAGCTGCTCCCCGTTCACTGA
- a CDS encoding AAA family ATPase, which translates to MSTPAFVSVDDARDRLGATGYLASEDIATTAYLAAVLGRPLLVEGPAGVGKTALAGALAAATDSAMLRLQCYEGVDEARALYEWNHAKQLLRITAEQSGGWDDVRTDIFGEEFLLERPLLAAVRAQRPTVLLIDELDKADEELEGLLLELLSEFQITIPELGTIRAAHRPMVVVTSNASRELSEALRRRCLFLHIDYPDAELEQRIVKSHVPDLDDELAASLVRVIGALRGLDLRKAPSVAETVDWASTLVSLDADRLDPELVRRSLGVILKHRSDIELATTKLDLDRELAG; encoded by the coding sequence ATGAGCACACCCGCCTTCGTGTCGGTCGACGACGCCCGGGACCGACTGGGCGCCACCGGCTACCTGGCCTCCGAAGACATCGCGACGACGGCCTATCTGGCCGCCGTGCTCGGTCGGCCGCTGCTGGTCGAAGGCCCGGCCGGAGTGGGCAAGACGGCTCTGGCCGGAGCGCTCGCGGCAGCAACGGACTCCGCCATGTTGCGACTGCAGTGCTACGAGGGTGTCGACGAGGCGCGCGCTCTCTACGAGTGGAATCACGCCAAGCAACTGCTGCGCATCACCGCCGAGCAGTCCGGCGGCTGGGACGATGTCCGCACCGACATCTTCGGTGAAGAATTCCTGTTGGAGCGCCCGCTGCTCGCGGCTGTCCGCGCACAACGGCCGACGGTGTTGCTCATCGATGAGCTCGACAAAGCCGACGAAGAGCTGGAAGGCCTTCTGCTCGAACTGCTGTCGGAGTTCCAGATCACGATTCCGGAGTTGGGCACGATCCGCGCCGCCCACCGCCCGATGGTGGTGGTGACCTCGAACGCCAGCCGCGAGCTGTCGGAGGCCCTGCGCCGACGGTGCCTGTTCTTGCACATCGACTATCCCGACGCCGAACTCGAGCAGCGCATCGTGAAATCACATGTGCCCGACCTCGACGACGAGCTGGCCGCCTCGCTCGTCCGGGTGATCGGCGCGCTGCGCGGTCTCGATCTGCGCAAGGCGCCCTCGGTCGCCGAAACCGTCGACTGGGCAAGCACGTTGGTCAGTCTCGACGCCGATCGGCTCGACCCCGAACTCGTACGACGCAGCCTCGGCGTCATTCTCAAACACCGCAGCGACATCGAGCTCGCAACAACCAAGCTCGATCTCGACCGTGAACTCGCCGGCTGA
- a CDS encoding MerR family transcriptional regulator, with protein MPNRTDTATWTIADLADEFGVTHRTIRHYEELGLISPERRGTTRVFHKRDRTRLALILRGKRIGFPLEEIRTIIDMYDDQPGESGQLRYLLDQISARRVELEDRRRDIDQTLAELATLEHRCRADLNSLAGRRLTTPGPPELD; from the coding sequence ATGCCAAACCGGACCGACACCGCGACGTGGACCATCGCCGACCTCGCCGACGAGTTCGGCGTCACACACCGCACGATCCGCCATTACGAAGAACTCGGCCTCATCTCCCCCGAGCGCCGCGGCACCACCCGCGTCTTCCACAAACGGGATCGCACCCGCCTGGCCCTGATCCTGCGAGGCAAGCGAATCGGGTTCCCACTGGAGGAGATTCGCACCATCATCGACATGTATGACGATCAACCCGGCGAGTCCGGGCAGCTGCGCTACCTGCTGGATCAGATCTCCGCTCGCCGCGTCGAGCTGGAAGACCGCCGGCGCGACATCGATCAGACGCTGGCAGAGCTCGCCACCCTCGAGCACCGTTGTCGCGCCGACCTCAACTCGCTGGCCGGCCGCCGACTGACGACCCCCGGCCCACCCGAGCTCGACTGA
- a CDS encoding acyl-CoA dehydrogenase family protein, whose product MFELTKEHEEFRRLVRDFAEREVAPHVAEWDRAHHFPTELVPKMGELGLFGLVVPEEYGGAGLEEGAFTYLCLAIEELGRIDQSIGITLSAGVGLGINPILTYGSPEQKQRFLPDLVSGAALAGFGLTEPDAGSDAGATRTKATLADGQWTINGAKAFITNSGTDITSVVTVTARTGTDAEGRPEISAIMVPSGTTGFTAEPAYNKLGWHISDTHGLTFANCVVPEGNLLGERGQGFRQFLKTLDDGRIAISALAVGLSQACLEAVTDYAQTRTAFGRPIAVNQGVSFQVADLAVMVEASRLLTYKAAWLKDELSAGRGSVAAVKHAASIAKLYSTESAVTATRIATQIFGGNGFMEEYPVARFYRDAKILEIGEGTSEVQRMLIARGLGLPA is encoded by the coding sequence ATGTTTGAGCTCACCAAGGAACACGAGGAATTCCGCCGACTGGTGCGGGATTTCGCCGAGCGCGAGGTCGCGCCGCATGTCGCGGAGTGGGACCGGGCGCACCACTTTCCGACCGAGTTGGTGCCCAAGATGGGCGAGCTCGGACTCTTTGGTCTCGTGGTGCCCGAGGAGTATGGCGGTGCTGGTCTCGAAGAAGGCGCGTTCACCTATCTGTGCCTGGCCATCGAGGAACTCGGTCGCATCGACCAGTCGATCGGCATCACGTTGTCGGCAGGCGTCGGCCTCGGGATCAACCCGATCCTGACCTACGGCTCGCCGGAGCAGAAGCAGCGATTTTTGCCGGACCTGGTCAGCGGTGCCGCGCTCGCGGGCTTCGGCCTCACCGAGCCGGATGCCGGGTCCGATGCCGGCGCCACCCGCACCAAGGCGACTCTCGCTGACGGCCAGTGGACGATCAACGGGGCCAAGGCGTTCATCACCAACTCGGGCACCGACATCACCTCCGTGGTCACTGTGACCGCGCGTACCGGCACCGATGCCGAAGGCCGCCCGGAGATCAGTGCGATCATGGTGCCCAGCGGCACGACGGGCTTCACGGCCGAGCCGGCCTACAACAAGCTCGGGTGGCACATCTCGGACACACACGGCCTGACGTTCGCCAACTGCGTTGTGCCCGAGGGCAATCTGCTTGGCGAGCGTGGTCAGGGCTTCCGGCAGTTCCTCAAAACACTCGACGACGGCCGCATCGCGATCTCCGCGCTCGCGGTCGGTCTGTCGCAGGCGTGCCTCGAGGCCGTCACCGACTACGCGCAGACGCGCACCGCCTTCGGTCGCCCGATCGCGGTGAACCAGGGCGTGTCCTTCCAGGTGGCTGATCTGGCGGTGATGGTGGAGGCCTCCCGGTTGCTGACCTACAAGGCCGCGTGGCTGAAGGATGAGTTGTCGGCCGGCCGCGGCTCGGTGGCCGCGGTCAAGCACGCTGCCTCGATCGCCAAGTTGTACTCCACCGAATCCGCAGTGACGGCAACGCGAATCGCCACTCAGATCTTTGGTGGCAACGGCTTCATGGAGGAGTATCCCGTCGCGCGGTTCTATCGCGACGCCAAGATCCTTGAGATCGGTGAGGGCACGTCCGAGGTGCAGCGGATGCTCATCGCTCGCGGTCTGGGACTGCCGGCATGA
- a CDS encoding acyl-CoA carboxylase subunit beta, which produces MSAAESNRPASDPRVADVRQRLAAAYEASASAPERAQAKLDSQNKLYVRERISLLFDEGSFIEDGRYANASAANLPADGVVTGRGTVDGRPAIVVANDPTVKAGSWGARTVEKIVRATESALREELPIFWFVDSAGARITDQVELFPGRRGAGRIFHNQVALSGRVPQICCLFGPSAAGGAYIPSFTDIIIMVEGNASMYLGSPRMAEMVVGEKVSLEEMGGARMHCTVSGVGDLLASDDAEAIELAKLYFSYVPSSWRDEPPAYETEQPAQTLDRDTVPEVESQPFDIREVIDGLVDDDSFFEIKPLFAPELVIGYARMDGKTVGLVANNSAVKGGVLFTDSADKAARFIWMCDAYSIPLIYLADVPGFMIGSEVERGGIIRHGAKMVSAVSEATVPQFCVIVRKAYGAGLYAMGGPGFGPDATLALPTARIAVMGPEAAVNAVYANKIEAIEDPAEREAFVHARREEYLQDVDLERLASDLVIDGVVEADELRDELLHRLAYASRRDRAFSQRRRAIPPV; this is translated from the coding sequence ATGAGCGCCGCCGAATCGAACCGTCCTGCGAGCGATCCGCGCGTCGCCGACGTGCGGCAGCGCCTTGCGGCGGCATACGAAGCATCGGCCTCAGCACCCGAGCGAGCACAGGCCAAGCTGGATTCGCAGAACAAACTCTATGTGCGAGAGAGGATTTCGCTGCTCTTCGACGAGGGCTCGTTCATCGAGGACGGTCGCTACGCCAACGCCTCCGCGGCCAATCTTCCTGCTGACGGAGTTGTCACCGGCCGCGGTACGGTCGACGGCCGGCCCGCGATCGTCGTCGCCAACGACCCCACCGTGAAAGCCGGGTCGTGGGGTGCGCGGACCGTCGAAAAGATCGTTCGCGCAACCGAATCCGCGCTCCGTGAGGAGTTGCCGATCTTCTGGTTCGTCGACTCGGCAGGTGCGCGCATCACCGACCAGGTCGAGTTGTTCCCCGGGCGCCGCGGTGCCGGTCGGATCTTCCACAACCAGGTCGCGTTGTCCGGGCGGGTGCCGCAGATCTGCTGTCTGTTCGGCCCGTCGGCCGCCGGCGGGGCTTACATCCCCAGCTTCACCGACATCATCATCATGGTCGAAGGCAATGCCTCGATGTACCTCGGCAGCCCGCGTATGGCGGAAATGGTTGTGGGGGAGAAGGTTTCGCTGGAGGAGATGGGGGGCGCGCGCATGCACTGCACGGTCTCCGGGGTCGGTGACCTGCTTGCAAGCGACGATGCCGAAGCCATCGAGCTGGCGAAGTTGTACTTCTCCTATGTGCCGTCGTCCTGGCGGGATGAGCCTCCGGCATACGAAACCGAGCAGCCGGCGCAGACCCTCGACCGCGACACGGTGCCGGAGGTGGAGAGCCAGCCGTTCGACATACGTGAGGTGATCGACGGCCTGGTCGACGACGACTCGTTCTTCGAGATCAAGCCGCTGTTCGCGCCCGAGCTCGTCATCGGCTATGCCCGGATGGACGGCAAAACCGTTGGCCTTGTTGCCAACAACTCCGCGGTCAAGGGCGGTGTGCTGTTCACCGACAGCGCCGACAAGGCTGCGCGGTTCATCTGGATGTGCGATGCATACTCGATCCCGCTCATCTATCTGGCAGATGTGCCGGGCTTCATGATCGGCTCCGAGGTCGAGCGCGGCGGCATCATCCGGCACGGCGCCAAGATGGTGTCGGCTGTGAGCGAGGCGACGGTGCCGCAGTTCTGTGTCATCGTGCGCAAGGCGTACGGCGCCGGCTTGTATGCCATGGGTGGCCCCGGCTTCGGGCCGGATGCGACCTTGGCGTTGCCGACCGCTCGCATCGCGGTGATGGGTCCGGAAGCGGCGGTGAACGCCGTCTACGCCAACAAGATCGAGGCCATCGAGGACCCTGCCGAGCGTGAGGCGTTCGTGCATGCGCGTCGCGAGGAGTACCTGCAGGACGTCGATCTCGAACGACTGGCATCCGATCTGGTGATCGACGGGGTCGTCGAGGCTGACGAGTTGCGCGATGAACTGTTGCACCGACTGGCCTACGCCTCTCGTCGCGACCGCGCGTTCAGTCAGCGCCGGCGCGCCATACCGCCCGTGTGA
- a CDS encoding YihY/virulence factor BrkB family protein codes for MPKNNLIDRIQRRFPPLGFPIAVIYKFFDDMGSYLSALIAYYTFVSLFPMLLLATTVLSLVLDGHPHLQQRLIDSALGEFPVVGHQLSVPHGLSGGGVGVVLSVLAMLYGALGAAQAFQYAANTVWQVPRNERPNPLKARGRSFLLLGTVGLGLLATTALNSLLGTYFHFGALSGWLIELGAVLINVVVFGLAFRLGTTSPEPWHSVLPGAVIAAVLWQVLQRASVTYVRHVIAHASDMNGVFATVLGLLAFLYLAALVIVLSMEIDAVRVKKLYPRALLTPFTDDVNLTGGDKRAYAGQAEATRTKGFEEIEVTFRPPPPEPEKKSVPDPEDLADPVDVAGPKGVPDPEG; via the coding sequence GTGCCGAAGAACAATCTGATCGACCGGATCCAGCGGCGATTCCCGCCGCTGGGCTTCCCGATCGCCGTGATCTACAAGTTCTTCGACGACATGGGCAGCTATCTGTCCGCGCTGATCGCTTACTACACGTTCGTGTCGCTGTTTCCGATGCTGCTGCTCGCGACGACCGTACTGAGTCTGGTGCTCGACGGGCACCCGCATCTGCAGCAGCGGTTGATCGACTCCGCGCTTGGTGAATTCCCTGTCGTGGGGCACCAGTTGAGCGTTCCGCACGGGCTGTCGGGTGGGGGAGTCGGTGTTGTGCTCAGCGTGCTCGCCATGCTGTATGGCGCACTCGGCGCGGCGCAGGCATTCCAGTACGCCGCAAACACGGTGTGGCAGGTTCCGCGCAACGAACGGCCGAATCCGCTGAAGGCACGAGGGCGTTCGTTCCTCCTGCTCGGGACCGTCGGCCTCGGGCTGCTCGCGACCACCGCGCTCAACTCGCTGCTCGGCACGTACTTCCACTTCGGTGCACTGAGCGGTTGGCTGATCGAACTGGGCGCAGTGTTGATCAACGTGGTCGTCTTCGGGTTGGCCTTCCGGCTCGGCACGACCAGCCCGGAGCCGTGGCACAGTGTGCTGCCGGGCGCGGTGATTGCCGCGGTGCTGTGGCAGGTGCTGCAGCGCGCGAGCGTGACCTATGTCAGGCACGTGATCGCCCACGCCTCCGACATGAACGGTGTCTTCGCAACCGTTCTCGGACTGCTTGCATTCCTGTATCTCGCGGCCCTGGTGATCGTGCTGTCGATGGAGATCGATGCGGTGCGGGTCAAGAAGTTGTACCCGCGTGCCCTGCTCACTCCGTTCACCGACGACGTCAACCTCACAGGCGGCGACAAGCGAGCGTATGCCGGGCAGGCCGAGGCCACTCGAACGAAAGGCTTCGAGGAGATCGAGGTGACTTTCCGGCCGCCACCGCCGGAGCCTGAGAAGAAGTCGGTGCCCGATCCTGAAGACCTTGCCGACCCGGTGGACGTCGCCGGTCCAAAGGGCGTGCCAGACCCTGAGGGCTAG
- a CDS encoding winged helix-turn-helix domain-containing protein, producing MDQLEPKTVTDPKAWRALAHPIRVDIVQLLTEQAALRATDLAKTLGIETNSASFHLRQLARYGYVEVDDSGHGDSRERWWRSTSRHGFQFQIPDSTDGTGSSSTDLDAARTLLGIMTAQIHTRVDEWARTVLSGADHASDPSETSNHDVALLLTEEELRDFRSEQADLMHRWMALRHEPSDEGVGLLTYRHVGFGWIDRSRLQPEVDQSASDD from the coding sequence ATGGATCAGCTCGAACCAAAGACGGTCACCGACCCAAAGGCATGGCGGGCACTTGCGCACCCCATTCGGGTCGACATCGTCCAGCTGCTGACCGAGCAGGCTGCTCTTCGCGCGACCGATTTGGCGAAAACACTTGGAATTGAGACGAATTCGGCAAGTTTCCACCTTCGACAGCTAGCGCGGTACGGATATGTCGAGGTCGACGATTCCGGCCACGGCGACAGCCGTGAACGTTGGTGGCGCTCGACAAGCCGGCACGGATTTCAGTTTCAGATACCCGATTCGACGGACGGCACTGGCTCCTCGTCTACCGATCTTGACGCTGCACGAACGCTGCTCGGCATCATGACGGCGCAGATCCACACGCGCGTGGACGAATGGGCTCGAACGGTGCTGTCGGGTGCCGATCATGCGAGTGACCCCTCCGAGACCTCCAACCACGACGTGGCGCTCCTGCTTACGGAAGAAGAGCTTCGCGACTTCCGTTCAGAGCAGGCAGATCTCATGCATCGCTGGATGGCTCTCCGGCATGAGCCGTCGGACGAAGGGGTTGGACTTCTGACGTACCGCCACGTCGGCTTCGGCTGGATCGACCGCTCACGGTTGCAACCCGAAGTAGACCAATCTGCCTCTGACGACTGA